The genomic interval CCCTCGGCCTGGAACGCGGCACGCACGCGTGGAGCGAGACCGTACGGCGCGCGCGCCTCTCCACCGACTCCGTGACCGTCCGCAAGCTCGCCGGTGAGGTCACCGTCATCAGGATCGCCGCGTTCACCAAGGGCGTCGGCGACCTCGTCCGCACCGCCGTACGGCAGGCCCCCACCGACTCCGCGTTCATCCTCGACCTGCGCGGCAACTCCGGCGGACTGGTCACCGAGGCCGTCACCACCGCCTCCGCCTTCCTCGACGGCGGCCTCGTCGCCACGTACGACGTCGACGGCCGGCAGCGCGCCCTGCACGCGGCCACCGGCGGCGACACCATCAGACCCCTGGTCGCGCTGGTCGACGGCGGCACGATGAGCGCGGCCGAGATGCTCACCGGCGCCCTCCAGGACCGCGGCCGCGCGGTCGTCGTGGGCTCCAGGACCTTCGGCAAGGGCTCGGTTCAGATGCCGAGCAAACTCCCCGACGGCGTCGTCGCCGAACTGACCGTCGGCCACTACCGCACCCCCTCCGGCCATACCGTCGACGGCCGGGGCATCACCCCCGACCTCGACGTCACCGCACAGGGACAGGCCGCCGTGGAGCGCGCCGAGACGGTGTTGAGCGGGCTCGGGGACGCCTCGTAGGCGTTCCGGACGCCCGTCTGTAATCGCCTTTCCCTCGGACCCCTCTGTAGTGCGAAAATGGGCAGCACTATGAGCAAGGGAATGTACGTACCCAAGGAGTCCCAGCCCAAGCAGGGCGGCGGGGCTGCCGCCGGCAAGGCCAGGGACGGCGAGAAGGGCGGCAAGCGCAAGATCGTCGCCCAGAACAAGAAGGCCCGGCACGACTACGCGATCATCGACACCTACGAGGCCGGGATCGTCCTCTCCGGCACCGAGGTCAAGTCGCTGCGTGAGGGCCGGACCTCGCTGACCGACGGCTTCGTCCAGATCGACGGGGGCGAGGCGTGGCTGCACAACGCCCACATCCCCGAGTACCACCAGGGCACCTGGACCAACCACTCCGTGCGCCGCAAGCGCAAGCTGCTGCTGCACCGAGAGGAGATCGACAAGCTGGAGTCCAAGCTCCAGGAGACGGGTCACACGATCGTGCCCCTCGCCCTGTACTTCAGCAACGGCCGGGCCAAGGCCGAGATCGCCCTCGCCCGAGGCAAGAAGGAGTACGACAAGCGGCAGACCCTGCGCGAGAAGCAGGACCGTCGTGAGTCGGACCGCGCGATCGCGGCGGCGAAGCGGAAGCAGCGCGGCGAGTAGGCCGCGGGTCGCCGGGAATACGGTGGCATCGGCGCGCGTTGGTCACGTACGATGGCTACTGCACCCCACAGCGGGTGTGTAGCGGTTTGAAAAAACAACATGGGGATGATCGGTTTCGACAGCGGCTGTCGAAGCAGGTGAAGCGTGTCGAGGAAGCGGCAATGATCTCGTTAACCATATGTCGCAACCAATAATCGCCAATTCCAAGAGCGATTCCCAGTCCTTCGCCCTCGCTGCCTAATAACAGCGACTGAAGGACCCTAAAAGGGTGTCAGCCCGGGAGTGTTCCCGACCCGGACCCTGGCATAATCTAGGGAACTAAACCATCGAGCCCGGTCACGGGGTTCGATGGGAAATCAAACAGTGACTGGGCCCGTCGGCGACTTGTTCGCGTGATCACCGGGGCCGAGAAAATCACAGCGAACTGCACACGGAGAAGCCCTGATTCTGCACCGGTGGACGCGGGTTCGATTCCCGCCATCTCCACTCATCCCATGTGGGCAAAGGCCCCCGCTGCTTCGGCAGCGGGGGCCTTTGTCTGTCACCGGACAGTGAAGGCCGCCATTCGCAACCCATTGCTCAAGACCAGATACACGTCCGTACGACCCTTCGCCGCACCTGACAGGTCGGCGGTCACCGTCTCATAGTCGTACGACGACGCCGTTCCGTCCGCGTGTGCCGTACCGACAAGGCTGCCGGTCGGAGAGCCGAGCCGGACCTCGATCGTGCCGGGGGACGTTCCGGCGATGCGAGCCGTGAACTTCTTTACCCCCGCGCCCAATTGCGTATCCGCGAACTTCAGCCACGCCCCGTCCGCAGCCGCACCCACCGCCGTTCCGCTCGCCTTCGACTCGTCCACGAGGTGAATGCCGGAGTAGTCGTCGAAGTTCTCGGCGCGGGTGGTTCGGGACAGGTTCCGGGGTGGAATGGTCTCCCCGTGGACGCGCCAGGTCGTACGGGCGCGGATGTCCGCCGATGACGCCCCCGCCATGACGTCGTACGTGCCGCTTTCCACCGCCCATTTCGAGCGGGTGACGTCCCAGTGCGCGAGGTCCTTCTGCTGGATTTTCAGGCGGACTGTTTTTGTCTGGCCCGGTTTCAATGAAACCCGTTGGAAGGCTTTCAATTGCTTCAGGGGTTCTTTGTCGCGGGACGTTCGCTGGTGTGTGTAGAGCTGTACGACCTCGTCTCCCGCCCGCGTTCCCGTGTTGGTCACCGGGACCTCGTAGCCGCCGGCGACGGGCTTCAGGGCGCCGTAGCGGAAGGTCGTGTACGAGAGGCCGTAGCCGAAGGGGTAGAGCGGGGTGCCCTGGAAGTACTCGTACGTGCGGTCGGACTTGATGATGTCGTAGTCGAGGATCGACGGGAGGTCCGACTCCGAGCGGTACCAGGTCTGGGTGAGGCGGCCGGACGGGTTGACGTCGCCGTAGAGGACGTCGGCCAGGGCGTTGCCCGTCTCCTGGCCCGCGTGGGAGGTCCAGAGGAGGGCCGGGACTTCCTTCTGCAACGCGCCCAGCGTGGTGGGGTAGCTGTTCTCGACCACCACCACCGTCTTCGGGTTGGCCGCGTGGACCGCCTTGACCAGGGACTCCTGGGTCGGGGCCAGAGCCATGTCGGTGCGGTCGTGGGCCTCGCGGCCGTTGATCGACGGCATGGAGCCGACGACCACGACCGCCGTGTCCTTGCCCTTGACCGCCGCCACCGCGTCGGCGACTCCGCTGCGGACCACGTCCTTCGCGTAGTGCGCGGCCTGGTCCTCGGGGACCAGGCCCAGGGTGCCGTTCGCGTCGGTCGGGCCGAGGTAGAGGAGGCTCGACCACCAGGACTCCGACGTCTCGTAGCCCGCGTACTTCAGCAAGTACGTTCCGTCGTCCCGCTGTTCCAGCTTGAACTGCTGCTGGACGTACCAACCATTGGGCTGTGTCTGGTCGTTGACGAAGTTCGACCAGTTGTAGCCGACGTATTTGCCGTTGGCGGCCGAGCGCAGGGTGACGATGCCGGAGCCCCAGTCGAAGGCGTCGAACTGGGCCGCTGTTGTGGGGGTGTTGGTGGTCTCCTGCAAGGGGGCGCCGGTGTCGCCTGTGCCAGCCGTGACGTACTTGCCGGTTGCCGTGTCGCGCAGGGCGATGCGGTCCACGCCCTCGCTGGTGGACACCGCGGTGCCGAGTTTTGAGGAGATGCCCTGCGCCGGGGTGACGGCGTAGGGGAGTGTGCCCGAGTACCAGTCGGTGTAGAGGGTGTCGGCGAGCGGGCCGACCACGGCGACGTTCTTCGCCGGACCCGAGCCCGAACTCCTCAGTGGCAGCGCCCCGTTGTTCTTCAGCAGCACAGTCCCCTCGGCCGCCGCCTTGCGCGCCAGCTGCTGATGGGCCGGGCTGTTGATGACCGACGCGTCGATCGAGCCGTATTTGCCGCCGCCCGGGTCGAATTCACCGAGTCGGACGCGGACGGAGAGGATGTGGGAGGCGGCCGCGTCGATGTCCGAGGGCTTCAACAGGCCTTGCTGGAGGGCTGAGTTGATGGCCGTCGTCGTCGGGCCGGGGTCGGCGCTGTTGTCCGTGAAGCTGTCTATGCCGGCCTTCAACGCGGCCGCGTCGCCCTCCGTGATGCTGGGGTAGTACTGCTGCGGGGTGACGAGGTTGCCGGGGGCGAAGGCGTCTGTGACGTTCAGCAGGGACTGGTCGGTCCATTTCCGTACGACGTCGTTCAGGTCCGGATTCACGGTGTTGGGGCGGCCGTTGACCAGGTTGTACGACGTCATCACGCCGGTCGCCGCGTTCGCCTCTATCGCCGGTTTGAAGGCGGCCTCGTCGTACTCCTTCTCCACCCGGGGGCGGAGATCGGAGGACGTGGTCGCGCGGTCTACCTCGTTGTCGTAGGCGAGGTAGTGCTTGAGGGTGGGGGCCGTCTTGAGGTGGTTCGGGTCGCCGCCGGTCAGGCCCTCGCCGTAGGCCGTCGCCAGGGCGCCGGTGAGTTGCGGGTCCTCGCTGTAGCCCTCCTCGTTGCGGCCCCAGCGCGGGTCGCGGAGGAGGTTGACCACCGGGGCCCAGAGGTTCAACCCCCAGCCGTCCGGGCGCTGTTGCTGGAAGCCGCGCGCCTCGTCGCCGACCGCCGAGCCGACCTGCTCCATCAGCGCCGGGTCCCAGGTCGAGGCGAGTCCGATGGCCTGTGGGAAGACGGTGGCCCTGCCGAGCCAGGCGACGCCGTGCAGGGCCTCGGTGCCGGTGCGGAAGGACTGGATGCCGAGGCGCGGGATCGCGGGTTCGTACTGGTGGAGGAGGGAGATCTTCTCGTCGAGGGCCAGACGGGCGAGGAGGTCGTCAACGCGCTTGCTCACCGGGAGAGTTGGGTCGCGGAAGGGGTACGGGGTGTCGGCCGTCGCCGGGACCGTCGCTCCCAGGGCGGCGACCAGGGCGAAGGCGACGACGAGCGTGGTTCTGAGTCTTCTCGTGCTGTGTCTTCTTCTCTTGCCTCTCATGTCGCGGCTCCTCAAGTAGGGCCTTGCCTGCGGGCATTACGGAACTCGGAGACCTCAGGGCGCGTTGCGCGGTGCCGTGCTCGCGCGCTCCGTCAGCCGGGGGGACAGGAACGTCGCGTCGGGCACGGTCTTGCCGCCCAGCTTCTGCATCAGCAACTCGACGGCCCGCGCGCCCAGTTCGGCGGTCGGCAGCGCCACCGACGTGACCGGGACCCGTACGGACTCGGCGAGTTCGTCGGGGCAGATCGCGGTGATCGACAGGTCGCCGGGGACGCGCAGTCCGAGCTGCTCGAAGGCGTCGATGAGGGGTTCCAGGAGGGGTTCGTTGTGGACGACGACTCCGGTCAACGCGGGCTGCTTACGCAGTAGTTGCTCCGCTACGGCGGCCGCGGCGCCCGGTGCCGCCTCGCAGGGGTGGACGGAGGAGGCGAGCCGGTTGCGGTCGGCGGCGGCCGTGAAGCCCTGAACGACCCGCTGGGCGAAGGCGGTTCCGCGGATGTACACCTCGGGCGGTGAGCCGACGAGGGCGACGACCCGGTGGCCGAGGCCCGCGAGGCGTTCCACGCACAGTTCACCGGCCGCCTTGAAGTCGAGGTCGATACAGGTCAGCCCGTCCGCCTCGGCGGGGAAGCCGATCATCACGGACGGCCGGTCCAGGGAACGGAGCAACGGCAGTCGGGGGTCGTCGAGTTGTACGTCCATCACGATCATCGCGTCGACGAGTGCCGTGTCCGCGACCCGTCGCAGTCCCTCCTCGCCCTCCTCCTGGGTGAGCAGCAGCACGTCGTGGTCGTGGCGGCGGGCGGTGGTCACCACGGAGACCGCGAACTGCATGACGACCGGGACGTGGATGCCGGTCCGTAAGGGGATCACCAGGGCGAGGACATTGGACCGGCTGCTGGCCAGGGCGCGGGCGCCGGCGTGCGGGCGGTAGCCCAGCTCGCGGATGGACGCCTCGACGCGCAGCCGGGTCTCCTCGGAGATCGGGCGCTTGCCGCTCAGGGCGTACGACACGGTGCTGGGGGAGACGCCGGCGTGCCGGGCCACATCCGTGATCTTCACCATCAGCCCAGCTCCAGGGTCAGGAACCCGCTGCCCGACTTCGACCGCGAACCGGCGGCCAGCGCCCACGAGATGGACGGATCGCTGCAAGATGCCCGGAGCGTGTCCCCTTCCCGTACGACGGTGAAGGTCACCTCGCCGACCGGCACGGTCACCTGCGCGCCCCGTCCCAGGTCGTACGCCCGCAGGGTGACGCCGTCCGTGTAGTCGTAGTCGGGCCGGTCGGACACCGCGCCGACCGGGAGCACCGCGCCGGGCCGGACCAGGAGCGGCACGCTGTCGAAGCCGTGCTTCTCGCGCACCCAGCGCGGTCCGGTGACCGTCCGGCCGGTGAGGTAGTGGGTCCAGGTGCCCTCGGGGACGTAGTACGAGACGTCCCCGTCGTCGCTGAACACCGGCGCGACCAGCAGGTCCGGGCCGAGCATGTACTGCCGTTCCAGGTGCGCGCACCCGGGGTCGTCCGGGAACTCCAGGACCATCGCCCGCATCATCGGCACGCCCTCGGCGGAGGCGGTGCGCGCGGTCTCGTAGAGGTACGGCATGAGGCTCAGTTTCAGGCGGGTGAACTGCCGTAGTACGTCCACGGATTCCTCGTCGAAGAGCCACGGGACGCGGTACGACGAGCTGCCGTGCAGGCGGCTGTGGGAGGACAACAGGCCGAAGGCCAGCCACCGTTTGAAGAGGGCGGGGGTCGGGGTGCCCTCGAAGCCGCCGATGTCGTGGCTCCAGTAGCCGAAGCCGGAGAGGCCGAGCGAGAGGCCGCCGCGCAGCGACTCGGCCATCGACTCGTACGTCGCCTCGCAGTCGCCGCCCCAGTGAACGGGGTACTTCTGGCTGCCGGTTGTGGCCGAGCGGGCGAAGACGACCGCCTCTCCCTCGCCCCGGTGTTTGCGCAGGACGTCGAAGACGGTGCGGTTGTAGAGGTAGGTGTAGTAGTTGTGCATCCGCTCGGGGTCGGCGCCGTCCGCGTAGGCCACATCGACGGGGACGCGCTCGCCGAAGTCGGTCTTGAAGCAGTCGACGCCCTGCGCGAGGAGCGCCTCCAGCTTTCCGGCGTACCAGTCGCGGGCGGCCGGGCTGGTGAAGTCGACCAGGGCCATGCCGGGTTGCCACAGGTCCCACTGCCAGACGCTGCCGTCCGGTCGGCGGAGGAGGTGACCGAGTGCCTTGCCCTCGGCGAAGAGTGGGGAGCGCTGGGCGATGTACGGGTTGATCCAGACGCTGATGTGGAGGCCTTTGGCCTTGAGCCGGGTGAGCATGCCCTCCGGGTCGGGGAAGACCCTCGGGTCCCACTGGAAGTCGCACCAGTTGAACTCGCGCATCCAGAAACAGTCGAAGTGGAAGACGGAGAGCGGGAGTTCGCGCTCCCGCATGCCCTCGATGAACGACGTCACCGTCTCCTCGTCGTAGGAGGTGGTGAAGGACGTCGACAGCCACAGTCCGAACGACCAGGCGGGCGGGAGTGCCGGGCGGCCGGTGAGGGCGGAGTACTTGCGGAGGATGTCCTTGGGGGTGGGGCCGTAAATGACGTAGTACGTCAACTGCTGGCTCTCCACGCTGAATTGGACCCGGGAGACCGCCTCCGAGCCGACCTCGAAGGACACCTTTCCGGGGTGGTTGACGAAGACGCCGTAGCCCGCGTCGGTCAGGTAGAAGGGGATGTTCTTGTAGGCCTGTTCGGTGGCGGTGCCGCCGTCGGCGTTCCACATGTCGACGACCTGGCCGTTCTTGACGAGCGGGCCGAAGCGTTCGCCAAGTCCGTAGACGGAGGTGCCCACTTGGAGTCCGAGCTGCTCGCGGAGGTAGTGGGCGCCGGTCGCGTCGCGCATGATGCCCATGCCCTTGGGGCCGCTGCTCGTGAGGGTGCGGCCGTGGGCGAGGAAGTCGACGTGCCAGGGGCCGGTACGGGCCACCTTGACCGAGAGCGCGCCGGAGGTGAGGGTCGCGTGCTCGTCGTCGTAGGAGGTGTGTACGGCAAACTCCTCCTTCCGCACGTCGAATTGGGGGCCGCGCGGCTGTTCCCCCTCGAAGTGGGTGAAGGTGACGCCGATGATGTCGGGCATCGGGGCGTGGGCGCTGATCGTCACGACCGGTCCCTTCAACAGGTCGCCGCGGTGGCGGATCGGCATGGTCGGCGCGTGGATCTCCAACGCCCCGTCCGGAGCGGTGACATCGAGGACCTCGACCGGGTGGGCGGCGGTGACGCCCTCGCGCAGCAGCCAGTAGCCGTCGGTGAACTTCATGTGGGGGTCCCCTTACTACTTGACGGCACCCACGGCGATGCCGCGTGTGAGGGTCCGCTGGAAGACGAGGAAGAAGACGATGGCGGGCAACACACCGAGCAGGGCAGCCGCGTTGGTCATCGTGGCGTCCATCAGGCGCTGGCCCTGGAGGACGCCGAGGGCCACCGACACGGTCTGGTTGTCGTTGGAGATCAGCATGACGAGGGGGAGCAGGAACTCGTTCCAGGTCCAGATGAAGAAGAAGACCAGCAGGACGCCGATCGTGGGGCGGCTGACCGGGACCACGATCCGCCACAGCACCTGCCACTTGTTGGCGCCGTCGATCCGGGCCGCTTCGAGGATCTCGCGGGGGAACTGGCCGAGCACGGAGGAGAGGAGATACGTGCCGAACGCCGCCTGGATCACCGTGAAGACGATGATGACGCTCAACCTCGTGTCGTAGAGGCCGACTTGCTTGCTCAGGTAGTAGATCGGGTAGACCAGCGCCTCCTGCGGCAGCATGTTGGCGAGGACGAAGAACGCCAGGACCCAAGTACGGCCCTTGATACGGCCGATGCCGATCGCGTACGCGTTGAGGACGGAGAGCGCGGCGGCGAGGAGGGCCACCGAGCCGCTGATCAAAGCCGAGTTGAAGAGTTTCTGGCCATAGTCGACGCGCTGCCAGAAGTCCTTGAGGCCGTCCAGGTAGAGGCCCTTGGGGAGGCTGAGCGGGCCGTGTTCGGAGTACTCGGCCGGTGACTTCACGGCGTTGACCACGACGATCAGGAACGGCACGACCATGAAGAGGGCCGCGAGGCACAGGGCGATCAGTACGGGGTAGCGGCGCAGGGCGGTCGTCATGTGCGGGCCCCTTCCTCGGCGTCCTCCGCGCGGGTCTGGAGTTTCAGGAAGGCGAGGGAGAGCACCAGGATGATCACCGTCAACACCGTTGATATCGCGGCTCCGTAGCCGACCTGGGTCTTCTCGAAGAACGTGGTGAAGGAGAAGTAGGACGGGACATCGGTCGCGCCGCCCGGGCCGCCCTTCGTGAGGACGTACACCGCGCCGAACACCTTGAGCGCGGCGATCGTGCACCAGGTGAGGACGACGTATATCTCCGGGCGGATCTGCGGCAGCGTGATGTGCCAGAAGCGGCGCCACCAGCCCGCGCCGTCCAGCTCGGCCGCCTCGTAGAGCTGGGGGTCCACACGTTGCAGGCCGGCCATGAACACCACGAGCGGGAAGCCGAGTTGGACCCAGACCATGACGCCCATGACGCTGTAGAGCGCGATGTCCGGGTCGCCCAGCCAGTCCTGCTGCCAGGAGCCCAACCCGACTGCTTTCAACAGGGCGTTGAGGGAGCCGTTGTCGGGGGCGAGGATCCAGCTCCAGACGATGCCGGCGACCGCGATCGGGAGCACCTGGGGGAGGTAGAAGCAGGCGCGGAGGATCGCGGCGATGCGGGTGCCGAAGTGTTTGGCTATGTAGTCGAACAGGGCGGCGGCCAGGACGAGTCCGACCAGTGTCGGTACGGCTGCCATGGCCACGACCATGAACAGGCTGTGGCGGAAGGACGCCCAGAACTCCGAATCGCCCAGCAGGTCACGGTAGTTGGCGAGGCCGGTCCACTTGGGGTCGCCCACGCCCTGCCAACTCGTGAAGCTCACGGCCGTGTTCATCAGGAAGGGGATGACGATCACGGCGAGGGCGGCGAGGGCGCCGGGGAGGAGGAAGAGGGCGTAGGAGTTGCGGGGGTGGGGGCTACGAGGGTTGCGCGGGCCGGGGTGCCGGTTCTTGCGGGTGGCCCGCGCGCCCTTCTCGACGGTGACCGTCATGTCGACGGGACGCCCTTGTCGTACGCCTTCTGGAGGTTGCTGAGATAGGCGTCGGGCTTCTCGCTGTTCGTGATCAGCTTCTGGGTCTCGGAGACGAGGACGTCGTAGAAGCCGGGGACCGGCCAGTCCGGGTAGAAGGCCAGGCCGTCACGGGCGGAGACGGTGTTGAAGTTGGCGATGAGTTCCTTGGACTTGGGGTCGGTGATCGCGGAGGTGTCGGCCGCGACCGGGATGCCGCCCTTGTTGCCCATCAGGTTCTGGATCTTCTTCGACAGGGTGATGTCGATGAAGTCGTAGGCGAGTTGCTTGTTCTTGGCGCCCTTGGGGACGACCCAGATGTTGCCGCCGGAGCCGAGGGTGAGGTTCGAGCCGGGCCAAAGCGTCGTGTCCCAGTCGAACTTGGCCTCCGTCTGGAAGCGGCCGTACCACCAGCTGCCGGAGAAGAGGATCGGGGCCTTGCCCTGGATCCAGGAGACTCCGGCGTCCTCGGCCTTGGTGGAGCTGGAGGTCTTGGCGATGTAGCCCTTCTTCACCCAGTCGGCGAAGGTCGTCGCCGCGTAGGTCCAGGCCGGGTCGTGGAAGTCCGTCTTGCCCTTGTACAGCTCGTACTTGTCGACCCAGGCGCGGTCGGCCTTCGAGAGAGCCAGTTGGTAGAGGTACTGCTGGGCCACGTACTCGGCGCCGGCGTTGGCGAGGGGGGTGATGCCCTTCGCCTTGAACTCGCCCAAGGCGGTGGTCAGTTCGTCGAACGTCTTCGGCTCGGCGATCTTGTACTTCTTGAAGAGGGCCTTGTTGTAGTAGACCATCGTGTACTCGCCGTAGTCGGTGACGCCGTACCACTTGCCGGAGCCCATCACTCCGTCGGTGTTGTAGACGTCTGTCGTGCCTACGCTCGCCGGGATCTTCTTGTCCCAGCCGCGCTTCGTCGCCTCGGCGGTGAGGTCTGTGAGCAGGCCTTGTTTCGAGAGCAGGCCTGCCGTCGCGTTGCCCTTGTTGTACTCCATGATGTCTGGCGCGTCCGAGGAGTTGAGGACCATGGGGGCCGTCTTCTGGATCTGCTCGAAGCCCTTTTCCTCGAACTTGACCTTGACGCCCGGGTGTTGGGCCTCGAACTCCTTGATGGCCTCGTTCCAGGCGACGCCCATCGCGCTGTCGGGGCCCTCGTAGTGCCAGAGCTTGAGGGTTTTGCTGTCCGAGGAGTTGGTGTCGGAGCCGCCGCAGGAGGTGAGGAGCAGGGATCCGGTGAGGATCAGTGCGGCTGTCGTTGCTCGCCGTGGTGTCGTCAGCATCCAGTGCCTCCAGGGGAGTCGGAGGGGGTCGAATCGATTCGACGAGGGGCGTCGAAGCGCTTCGATGGAGGAAGGTATGTAGGGGCTGTGAGGGCGTCAATGGGTGCGGCAGGGATTGGGGCAAGCGGTTCGATGAGTTTGTGTGTCGGGTGCGGGTGCGTTGTGGCTGGTCGCGCAGTTCCCCGCGCCCCTACGGGGTTGTCCTGCCCTGAAATCCGGCCAGCAGGGCGCTTGCCGCTGCCGCAACTGGCAGCCAGAATGCCGCCGTTGGTGAGGCATGGTCCGTTGTCCAGCCCGCTGCCGCCGAGCCGCAGGCGATTCCCAGCAGCAAGCCCGTCACCGCCAGGCTCATGCCTTCGTTCAACCTGCCCTCAGGTGTGCGGTGTTGGAGCAAGGTCATTGCGGTGATCATCGCGGGGGCCGTTGCCATGCCAGCCGCCGGCAAGGCGATTGCCAGTGCTGGGAGGGAGTTGAAGGTGTGGGCCGCCAGTAGGGGCAAGAGCATCAGGGTCGTCATCGCCAACAGGCACCACCGCAGGCGGTGTTCCGGTGGGCCCGTCGGATTCAGCGTGCCGTAGATCAGGCCCGCCGCGCAGGAGCCCGCCGCCTGGAGGGCCAGTACCGCGCCGCCCGCCGTGCGGTGGCCTGCCGCGTCCGCGTAGGCGAGTGTCGCGACCTCCATCGCGCCGAACACCGCACCGGTTGCGATGAAGCCGGCGATCAGGGGTGGGATGCCCGGTGTGCGGAGAGGTGAACTGCCCTTTGGGGTTGCACTTGGTGGGGGTTCCGTGGCGCGCTGGGCCGTGAAGATCAGGATGCCCGTCACGAGCAGGACCGCCCCCGCCAGCGTGCCCGCCTCCGGGAAGAACGTGCCGCACAGGAAGGCCGCCAGGGCCGGGCCCAGCATGAAGCACAGCTCGTCGGCCGCCTGCTCGAAGGAGTTGGCCGTGTGGAGGGCGTCGGGGTCGTCGGCCAGGAGGTGGGCCCAGCGGGCTCGGGACATGCCGCCGGTGTTGGGGGTTGTCGCGGTGGCCGCGTAGGCCGCGAACAGGGTCCAGTCGGGGGCGTCGTAGTGGACGCAGAGGAGGAGGGAGAGGGAGCCCAGTGCCGCAACTGCCGTCGCTGGTACGGCCGTTCGGGACTGGCCGTGTCTGTCGGTGAGTCGGGCGATCCAGGGGGCGGTCACCGCGGTCGCCGCCAAGCCCGTTGCCGTCACCGCGCCGGCCAGGGCGTATGAGCCCCGGGTGCCGGCGATCATCACGACCGCGCTCACGCTGAACATGCCTGCGGGGAGGCGGGCGATGAGGTTGCCGGCGGTGAAGGCTCGGGCGCCGGGGATGGTGAACAGGCGGCGGTAGGTGGGCTGTTGGGGTGTAGGGCGTGGCATGGGGCAAGCGTCGTTCGAAGTGGATCACCGGGTCCAACACCTGGTCCGGGTCGATTCACGCACCTGCGTTGTAGGTTCGCCGGATGTCTGCCCACCTGGACCCCCGACTCCTCCGTGCCTTTCTCGTCGTAGCCGAGGAACTGCACTTCACCCGTGCCGCCGCCCGTCTGTATGTCGCCCAGCAGGCGCTCAGTCGTGATGTGCGGCGGCTGGAGCGGGAGTTGGGGGTCGAGTTGTTCGTGCGGACCACTCGGCAGGTGGCCCTGACGGTGGACGGTGAGCGGCTGGTGCCGTATGCGCGGCGGGCGCTCGGGGCGCAGGAGGAGTTGCTTGCCGCGTTTCGGGAGGCCGGGGCCCGGCCGCTGCTCGTCGATCTGAACTCGCCGGGTCTCCTCACCGGGCGCCGCGTGCTGCACCGGGCCCGTGAACTCGCCCCGGAGCAGGAGCTGATGGCCCGCTATGAGAGTGGACTGACGGGCGCGGCAAGGGAGTTGACGGCTGGGCGGCTCGATGTGTCGTTCGGGCGGTTCGCCGGGCTGGAGCCGGGGTTGCGGGCCGGGCTCGATCATCAGCTCGTGCGGTACGAGCCGATGGCGGTGCTGCTGCCCGAGGGGCATCGGCTGGCGTCCCTCGACGCGGTGCCGGTGGACGCGCTCGCGGGGGAGGCCGTGTACGCCGGGGCCGGGAATCCTCGTACCCCGGAGTGGACGGATCTCGCGCGTCGATTGTTCGAGGGGCGTGACATCGAGGTTGCCGCGCCCGCACCCATGGCCGTAGGCGAAGAGGAGTTCGAACGGGTCATGGCCAAGACGGGGACCCCGATTCTCGCCGTGGTGGATTTTCCGGCCATGCCCCGGACGGTGCTGCGACCACTGGTGAACCCGGTGCCGTTGTCCGTGGTGTCGCTCGTGTGGCGAAAGGGGCTGGTGCACCCCGGATTCGATGCGCTTCGACGTGCTGCGGTGGAGATCGGCAACGCCGAAGGATGGCTGCGGCGGCCGGTTAGTGGATGGATTCC from Streptomyces sp. NBC_01288 carries:
- a CDS encoding LacI family DNA-binding transcriptional regulator, translated to MVKITDVARHAGVSPSTVSYALSGKRPISEETRLRVEASIRELGYRPHAGARALASSRSNVLALVIPLRTGIHVPVVMQFAVSVVTTARRHDHDVLLLTQEEGEEGLRRVADTALVDAMIVMDVQLDDPRLPLLRSLDRPSVMIGFPAEADGLTCIDLDFKAAGELCVERLAGLGHRVVALVGSPPEVYIRGTAFAQRVVQGFTAAADRNRLASSVHPCEAAPGAAAAVAEQLLRKQPALTGVVVHNEPLLEPLIDAFEQLGLRVPGDLSITAICPDELAESVRVPVTSVALPTAELGARAVELLMQKLGGKTVPDATFLSPRLTERASTAPRNAP
- a CDS encoding S41 family peptidase, coding for MSGRDLFCQPRRIRRGAALTLVFASVLVAGAAAGSFDEPDRSDRKSAAGTARSAPVARTEEVAKAAAEAKADGKSPMEAAERAVSRSGDRWGAVYSQGEYEEFEEALDGRYTGVGLWARRERDGRIEVTRVQSGSPAATAGVRKGDRLRSVDGENVDGQPVTEVVSLLRGDAQDAAAGTAVTLGLERGTHAWSETVRRARLSTDSVTVRKLAGEVTVIRIAAFTKGVGDLVRTAVRQAPTDSAFILDLRGNSGGLVTEAVTTASAFLDGGLVATYDVDGRQRALHAATGGDTIRPLVALVDGGTMSAAEMLTGALQDRGRAVVVGSRTFGKGSVQMPSKLPDGVVAELTVGHYRTPSGHTVDGRGITPDLDVTAQGQAAVERAETVLSGLGDAS
- the smpB gene encoding SsrA-binding protein SmpB, encoding MYVPKESQPKQGGGAAAGKARDGEKGGKRKIVAQNKKARHDYAIIDTYEAGIVLSGTEVKSLREGRTSLTDGFVQIDGGEAWLHNAHIPEYHQGTWTNHSVRRKRKLLLHREEIDKLESKLQETGHTIVPLALYFSNGRAKAEIALARGKKEYDKRQTLREKQDRRESDRAIAAAKRKQRGE
- a CDS encoding glycoside hydrolase family 3 C-terminal domain-containing protein — encoded protein: MRGKRRRHSTRRLRTTLVVAFALVAALGATVPATADTPYPFRDPTLPVSKRVDDLLARLALDEKISLLHQYEPAIPRLGIQSFRTGTEALHGVAWLGRATVFPQAIGLASTWDPALMEQVGSAVGDEARGFQQQRPDGWGLNLWAPVVNLLRDPRWGRNEEGYSEDPQLTGALATAYGEGLTGGDPNHLKTAPTLKHYLAYDNEVDRATTSSDLRPRVEKEYDEAAFKPAIEANAATGVMTSYNLVNGRPNTVNPDLNDVVRKWTDQSLLNVTDAFAPGNLVTPQQYYPSITEGDAAALKAGIDSFTDNSADPGPTTTAINSALQQGLLKPSDIDAAASHILSVRVRLGEFDPGGGKYGSIDASVINSPAHQQLARKAAAEGTVLLKNNGALPLRSSGSGPAKNVAVVGPLADTLYTDWYSGTLPYAVTPAQGISSKLGTAVSTSEGVDRIALRDTATGKYVTAGTGDTGAPLQETTNTPTTAAQFDAFDWGSGIVTLRSAANGKYVGYNWSNFVNDQTQPNGWYVQQQFKLEQRDDGTYLLKYAGYETSESWWSSLLYLGPTDANGTLGLVPEDQAAHYAKDVVRSGVADAVAAVKGKDTAVVVVGSMPSINGREAHDRTDMALAPTQESLVKAVHAANPKTVVVVENSYPTTLGALQKEVPALLWTSHAGQETGNALADVLYGDVNPSGRLTQTWYRSESDLPSILDYDIIKSDRTYEYFQGTPLYPFGYGLSYTTFRYGALKPVAGGYEVPVTNTGTRAGDEVVQLYTHQRTSRDKEPLKQLKAFQRVSLKPGQTKTVRLKIQQKDLAHWDVTRSKWAVESGTYDVMAGASSADIRARTTWRVHGETIPPRNLSRTTRAENFDDYSGIHLVDESKASGTAVGAAADGAWLKFADTQLGAGVKKFTARIAGTSPGTIEVRLGSPTGSLVGTAHADGTASSYDYETVTADLSGAAKGRTDVYLVLSNGLRMAAFTVR